The sequence GCATCATGCCAAGAACTGTGGACTTATATTCCGAGGCCCAGAAAACCCAATTACCCCAAATTGGTATTGCTGTTTATTGTCTTCACTCTCAACCTATAGCTCTTATGTTGTTTTTAACTTTTCTTTCTGGTGACGGAATAATTTTAAGGTTTCATGTTCCTATTGCTTATCATGGGCGTGCATCATCTATTGTCATCTCTGGGACTGATATCATTCGACCAAGGTTACAAAATTCAGCCTTCTTTCTTCGTTTTTTAGCGAACGAACTTAATTTCCCTGCTTGTTTGTACCAAAACAATGATTAGAATCTGACGATCATCCAATTAATGGCGATATAATGTAAGGATCTTTCGCTGTTTATTGCTATTTGCTACCAATCAATATCTTTGAAAATGGTATTTGAGGTCCTTCAAGTAAATCAGCAACTTATGTATCAATGTTTGTCTAGAGGTCAAGGTTATCCAACTGGAAATTCGGCTCCTTATTTTGGACCTTCTCGTAAGTTGGACTTTGAACTGGAAATGGTGAGTTTTCATACCTTCGTATCTAGCTTGATAGTTCCTTCTCTAAATTTCGAGTGGAATGCTCCTGTTTTTGTGTCCTGTGAATTCATAGTGGTAGAATTATTCCAACTGCCTGCTTTTGTAGAACTACATGCATGTTTTTTGTTCTGAAAATTGCTATCATAGGCTGCTGTGGTTGGTCCTGGAAATGGATTGGGGAAGCCCATTGATATTAATGAGGCCGCAGATCATATCTTTGGACTTGTCTTAATGAATGACTGGAGTGGTATACATACCCTTTCTCTGTGTCTTTATGTTCTTTAAATATATCAATCACACCGATATTGATTGCTTTGATACATGCATTTCAATAATAATGAGAAGTTGGTTTTAACAGCAAGGGATATTCAGGCATGGGAATATGTGCCTCTTGGACCTTTCCTTGGTAAAAGTTTTGGTAAGAGATCAATGTGCTTCTGATTGTGAATCATGCTCTTTAACTGAGTCAATTTCTATGCTGCGTCCAAGTGCTGATATCTGAATTTTGCTCTGATTAAGTAGTAGTTTAGTACATCTTTAAGGTGGGAGGGAGTGGGGAGGGGGGTTGGGAGGTATCAAAAACTTAACTTTTGCTTTCGTTTCCCCTGCAGGCACGACTATATCTCCATGGATTGTAACCTTGGATGCTTTAGAACCATTTGCCGTTGATGCTCCAGAGCAGGTGTTTGTTTGCTTCTATTTCCGACCAGATAGAGCATCAACGAACATGCATTTTTTCTGAAACATGATAATTTATGTAACATTAATTGCAGAATCCTCCTTCCTTGCCATATCTCACTGAGAAGAAATCCAAGAACTACGATATTTCATTGCAGGTGTAGTCTGCTCTATCTCCATGCATCTCGGTGATCAATAAATATCTCTCCTAATGCATCTTTTTAATCAATGCATTTCTGGAGCAAAATTATCCACACCTAAATTGTGAAGATCATGTTTTAAATTTATACATACTGAAAGATGTTCGTACCAGGTTTCTGTAACACCTGCTGGACACAAAGAAACATGCATAGTCACAAGGAGCAACTTCAATAACTTGTATGTCATCTTGGTTTCAATTCGACGACTTTTTTCACTTAATATTAACCGAAGTATTTCTGAGAATTTGATGCCAATTTATTTCCTTTGTGATACAGATATTGGACAATCACTCAACAACTTGCTCATCATACTATCAATGGTTGCAACTTGAGGCCTGGTGATATCTTTGGAACTGGAACTATTAGTGGTCCTGTAAGATTGATTTCAAAGTCCAAAGATATACTTGTAGCTCATTCATTTATGTTGCCTTCCTCctgttttaccatgtgttaatATTCATTGCATTTGTGTTTCTTTCTCTCTGTCAAATGTCCATTCCCTGATTCAACTACAGGAACCTGAATCATACGGATGCTTACTAGAGTTAACATGGAACGGGCAAAAGCCATTGACTCTAGGTGGAGTCACTCGTGCGTTTCTTGAAGACGGGGATGAAGTCATTTTTACTGGGATTTGCAAGGTTGATTTTCGTGGACATATACACTTTAAGTTCCTATTTCTGTGCTCTTTTCCGCCACAATTTTTCATTTCCACTGagtgattatttatttcaattacAGGGGGAAGGTTACAGCGTTGGCTTCGGAACTTGCACTGGGAAGATCAGTCCATCCCCTCGCGATCTTAATTAGATTTGTTGTCATTGCTATCTCCTGATCTCCATGTGTGTTAGGTTTTGCTGGTGGGTAGGCTAGAATTATCAGTGCCTAAAATGTAAAGATTTCTTGCAATCAGATTGCTCTTATCATTTTTCAGTTATGAAGCCTGCTTGCTAGTACAACTTCTTATGACAAGTAGTTAGTAATCAATCCAACTGATTGGATATTCTTTGTTTCTACAAAGCACCTAATAGCCACATGCgaagaaatttttgaaaaatgaaacAGTTTCCATGAAATGGCATTCAAATCTCAAAGTATCACCACAAAATGTTAAATTCACCACACCAAACTACACCATCACCCTCGAAACAGAACAACTACATTTACACTGTGACAAGCACTTTTTG comes from Henckelia pumila isolate YLH828 chromosome 4, ASM3356847v2, whole genome shotgun sequence and encodes:
- the LOC140865236 gene encoding fumarylacetoacetase; translated protein: MVLKSFVEVQPDSHFPIQNLPFGVFRPDPNSDPRPGVAIGDYVLDLSVISSAGIFDGEFLKNSDSFNQPNLNKFLELGRPAWREARATLQKLLSADEPTLRDNGILKQKALVPMDKVQMLVPIAIGDYTDFFASMHHAKNCGLIFRGPENPITPNWFHVPIAYHGRASSIVISGTDIIRPRGQGYPTGNSAPYFGPSRKLDFELEMAAVVGPGNGLGKPIDINEAADHIFGLVLMNDWSARDIQAWEYVPLGPFLGKSFGTTISPWIVTLDALEPFAVDAPEQNPPSLPYLTEKKSKNYDISLQVSVTPAGHKETCIVTRSNFNNLYWTITQQLAHHTINGCNLRPGDIFGTGTISGPEPESYGCLLELTWNGQKPLTLGGVTRAFLEDGDEVIFTGICKGEGYSVGFGTCTGKISPSPRDLN